The nucleotide window atttctgtttcttctcaTGGGTATGCGTTCACATTGCAAAATTATAAATGTTTTGACTGTGTTTGTGCTAGCCGAGACGATGTAAACAAACATACGGGCTACATTAGCATCGGTTTTCTGGAAGCGTCCACACAAGacggttgctatggttacaccGTTTTCTGAAGGACCTCGGACGCTTGCTCATACACAAACacgctgtgttgttgtgtttttgttgttgttgttgttgttgttgtttagaaCAAATACAAACTTGGTAATTTGTAAAAGTCTCTTTCAGGACGTGTGTGAATTGGCCCAGTTTGCAGGATGGTGCAGCTGCACCTGAAGCGTGGGGATGAGAGCCAGTTTCTGCTCAGCACCACTGTGGATGTTCCTCTGGAGAGCCTCATCCAGCAAATTACTGCCATCTACAACGGGAGACTCAAAATTGACAGAATATGTGCAGGTGAGAAGTGCTATCCTCTTCTCTACACACACTTCATGCGGGTGAAGCGTGTGTACCTactctctgtgtgcatgttggcaACATACTGCTATGTTGTAGTATCGTCTCTGCATCTGAGCATGGCCACATCCGTGTTTCTTGTGCTTCTGTATCCTCAGAGATCCCAGAGCTGGCAGATCACGGGGTCACGCTGCCTCCCAACATGCAGGGCCTGACGGACGACCAGATCGAGGAGCTGAAACTGAAGGACGAGTGGGAAGAGAAGTGTGTGCCCAGTGGAGGAGCAGTGTTTAAGAAGGATGAGATCGGAAGGAGGAATGGACATGGTGAGACTCAAACTCTTGACTGCAGCGTAGTTAAATAACCTCCTCCGCATTCAGCCTAAAATGATTTGGTGCACACCCTGACATGTTCtccatttcatatttatttactttttaaatgttattgtgGCTTTCAATCAGGGATGCACaacactggcaaaaaaatattttctgtaccACTGATATAACTTCCCACATCTTGTAATTTGGAAATTCAGTAGTGTAGTTTTTTTCTTAGTGGAATGTGCAGCCCTACTCTGAATGACAGTTGATGTTGATGTGAGGTATTTTGATGTgcttttcatgtatttatttaatgtgtaaGAGTGATGGTGATCTTTGTGTGCAAGCAACACAAAAGATTTTACTCAGCtgacaacaataaacacaccgGTCCTCCTTCTACCTTCTTCTCTCAGCGCCaagtgacaaaatgaaagaagtGTTGATGAAAACCGTGGAAGAGGCAAAAGTACTGATTTCAAAAGTGAGTATGAAAGTCTGTGTAACGCACAAAGTTATGTTTCATGGGTAATATGAAAACTTGAAAAGAGTTCCCACTTTTTGATtcatgctgtctctctctcttttctttctctttgttcttCAGAAACAAGTGCAGGCCAATGTTTGTGTCACCATGGAGATGGTGAAGGAGGCCCTGGACCAGCTGAGAGGGGCGGTCATGATTGTCTACCCCATGGGACTGCCTCCTCACGACCCAATCAGGATGGAGTTTGAGGACCGGGAAGACCTCTCTCAAACACAGGTGAATGTTTAGGCCTCTTTCAGTGGAAGTGGTTTCTGATAAGTCATCAATTTATCTGGAGAGATGAACTGAATTAGCATTCAGTCAGCTAAACATTTAAGGTACCCGTTGTCCTTAAATAGTACCataatttattacagttttgcatTGTAGATAGTACAGTAGGTGTCACCTTTTTCAAGTGTGGATCTCTTATCTGGAATGTAAGTCTTCAGATAAACAGGCCTTTACTGTGTTCTTAATACATTTTCCTggaatctctctctgtcactctctctctctctctctttttccttctctgcatctgtctgtctgcctgtctcatcTTCCTCCTTCCCACAGGCTTCTCTGCAGGTGATCACGGAGGACGAGTGCCAGCTATGGTGGGCTGCCAAGGAgatgcagagaggaaaaaaactgcaagACTATATTGGCAAAAATGAGAAGACCAAGCTTGTGGTCAAAATCCAAAAGGTAAGTAGAGTCTCAGCTAATTGAAGttattatttttggtgttttggccTTATGGTTTGTAGTTGGTAATCATTTTTGTAgtggttttaaataaataactgaaaagcTTGTGTTTGCTGTTCCCTTCAGAAAGGCCAGGGGGCGCCAGCAAGAGAGCCTCTGGTTACTGAGGAGCAGCAGAAACAAATGATGATGCATTACTACAGAAaacaggaggagctgaaggtgGGGAAAGATTAAACAAAATCATGCTACTCAAAGACAAAGATTAACACTCTTTACCATTGAATGTGTATGCATACCAaccatgtttctgttttcagtgaGTGTGCCATTCATatcttttgttttcagaaactGGAGGAGGCAGATGATGACAGCCACCTGGACTCAGAGTGGTCCGACAGGCAGGCCCTCAAAAGACAGTTTCAGGGTCTCACCAACATCAAATGGGGGCCCAGATAGAGACCAGGAGCCGCTGTCCTCCGCTGAATCTGCTCTACCACAGCTCTGTGTGCAGTTAGCTGTGCCTTATGCCGGTGGCCTGCTCTGTTCAAGGTTCCTCTCAGAAACTGTGTGAATCTTAAGTCACTGCTTGTGGTTATTTGTGGTTACCTGAgataaaatgtgacaaagaTGTTTGGACACACTTTATTGTGAAGAAGGTGATGTCAAACTAAGGTTAATTTTATGAGCCCAGTTTATTTAAACTTGAATCTGTGCCCTGTTGTACATTACGCATGTTCTTTAGCCTCCCACATTGTAcagttaatttttttattaaagctgtgcaaacataaaatgtaaaaactatTACTTATCAAACTTGAGTAAATTCTCATACACCATGTAAAAAAGTAGTCCTGTGTTTCTTATTGATATCCACAGTGTATATGTGGAAAATTACATTGTTATAAATGTAAGAATCAAAGTTCAACAGGAACCCAGTATTGGGCCTCCTGGAGtgcaaggagagagaaggatgcaacacctttcctctctttgtccCCGTCAGTGGCACTCGCACCTCCGAGAGCCGCTGCTGCCTGAAGACAGGAAGTTGCCACATAGCCAGTCGTCACTCCAGCTAATGTCCCAGTGTTCAATGGGGGCTCAAGAGTTCAGGGTGAAAGTGTTTTGAGTCATAGCGTGGAACATCaatggagctgctgcagtgatTCAGAGAGGCGTGGGTGGTTTCATTGGCCCCTTACAAGGAACACTACGTAGAAAACATCCTGAACATACTGCACTTAATTTAAGGATAATTCCACTTCATTCACATCCTGTTCAGATGGCTTTTTGACCAGTAGGGGCAGGAGAAAAAAGCGTACATGGCTTGGGTCTCTGGTCATAGTCACATGAATAGCTGAAATGTTTAACTACCACTAATGCTATGCTGTAGGGAACACATTGCCATGTCACTTAATTAAGTTATTGTTGACTGAAAACAATTTTGAGATGGACTTTGAAACACTTTGCACTTTACACTCTGATCAGCATTAGAACTGTTGTACTTTATTAATGTACTGACTTGTCTGTGATGAAAAAAGATACATTTGAAGTGTGGAGTTCAAGCCCAGAGAGATGTAAGTCAGGAGGCAAAAGTTACATGATAATGTATAGAGTGGACTGTGTTACATGGTCCCTTTGGTCAAACCACCATGATGAAATTAGGCCAGTCTTGTGACAGGTCACATTCCCTGCCATGTTCTTTGGTTTATAGTGGCAAAAGAGCATGACTGATTCAGCCAATGTGGCAACTCAAGCCTCGATGATGAATCAGTATGAAAAGACCAGTGATTTTATCATTTCTCAATAAACAATGTCTTAACTTAAAATTGTAATGAAGAAAAGTTCATTTGGTGGTCAgtgtgagtgaaaaaaaaaatggtatcaTACTCCCTTCAGGAATTATGATTTAGCAACTGCAATACTGACCAATGACCAGCCTTTCACAGCATAAAACATATGTTATCCTTTCAAAATGACAAGTAATGATATTTGgccaaaaacaatttactttTAGAAAAACGAGCAGCCctgcaaaaatgacaaaacacacaacaaactgcTTAACAACTTAAAGTCATGTCTCTTGGGGTACAAATACTCACAGGGGGGAAAGTCCCAGAGAGACGACTGCAAAATCCTGAAGGTGCTAATTCAGCACCCATGGGCGATGGGTCAGTTTAGTCCACAGGAGGTGCCATTCAGGTAGGCATTCATCCAAATCTCCTGGATGACCATCTCTCGACGCTCAATCCTCTCTGCCCGCTCTGCTGCCTCACTCACATATGTCACTTCCTCCCAGCCGTACAGCGACTTCCTGTCCGTGGCAGAGAGTAAAGAGCTGTctgttccctcctcctcctcttcatcatcatcatcatcatcgtcatcatcatcttcatcatcattgttgCCATCGTCCTCTCCCACTGTTTGGCGGTTGAGTACCTGACTGGGCGACTTGGTTGTGAGTCTGTGGCCTCTGAGtgggcgccccctgcaggtcacTCGGACAGACACAGCCAGGAGTGTGAGCAGCAGGCCGACACAAACACTTGAGGTGAACAGCAGCGCCGCCATCTCCGAGTGCTCTGAACAGGAAGGCAAGGAGAGAAGAAGCACTGAAGCACAGagtagatgtgtgtttgtgtttgcaatcGCAAGCATGACCAAGCATGTGTGTAATGTCTGTCTACCTTTGATGTAAGCATAAGTCAAGAGAGAGTTGCTCATCACAGCTCCTGTGTTGTCTGGCATCCCTGAGCCTTTGGGGAAAGGTTCCTCCACCTCAACATCCTCTGGAGaagctggtaaaaaaaaaaaaaaaaattgaagagcATGTCTCTGAAACTCCAAACTTATTAATACTGACTGGTGTACCCCAGGGAGGTGTGTTTGGACGTCTGTAGTTTTCATTGCGCATGCTGTCTCTGGAAACCATGATCCAGCAGTATGATGTGAATATTCAACAGGTATGCTGATAGCACAcctttttatatgtttatgaGGCCAGCATTATCTATTGCAGTGCTCCTTTCCATGACAGGGAAGGAGCTGATGGGTGAAACACTCGTATGGAGTaccaaataccactatatgggtagCACCTCAAAATACTACTTACTTATATTACCTATATGTATTATGCAAATActatttaaattgtatttttgtgtattctCATCCTGGAGTTTAATTGTAAAACACTATGAGTTACATTCTGTGCATGAAAGGTGCTTTATAAGtaaagttcattcattcatgatagACCAATAGACCAAAAGAGATTTGCAGTTGCAGCTATTGACATGATGACTTTACCTTTTTCGATGACCAGTGTAGGAGGCAAAGGGGAGCTGAATATGCCTGGATCTGCCTCTCTAAGAAGAGTCTGTGGCActagagaggagaaagagaccGTCTATGTCAGTGGGTTTACAGTGAACTGCTCATTAGCACACCAGTGCCTACATCTGGGCTCACAACAAAACTATCCTCTCAGACCATGAATACTTTTTCCCTAAACACTTTGATGACTGCCCGTCAAGGTTCACTCAAATTGTTCTGCACATAAACGGAGCCAACACTGTCTGTCAGAAGAATTCTTTCACCACCAGGCCGAAATCAATTCTCCGATCTATGATCCACGAACAATGTCCGTCAGTGACCTCACTGGCATTTGTGCTGTTCACAGGAAGTTTATCAGGATGTCAGCCTCAACTCTCAAAGCTGAGCTCACGGTCTATTTTTCCCTGgcactgttttctctgtgttgttgGGTGTGATATGATAAGAATAACTGGTGGCTGAGATCAGCAGATAGGAATTCACAATAGCAAAGTACAAATGTGCACTGAAGAGCAATGAGTAAGGCAAAAACAAGAATGTGATAAATCTTCTGCCCAGTTTCATGTTAGGGGTTTTACTCTTGTAACTTATCTCTGTGTAATTGACAGGTTTTTGTGCATGAGGAAACAGAAGGACTCCTACCACAAGCAAAGAGCACAGTGAGGTACTTCCTGGTTCCTGGGAAGCAGGGGTCCCTAAAGGTCTGGTTGCTGACGGCAACAACACACCTCTGTTTGCTGTAGCAGGACCGGGACACCACGTGTACAGCCTCATGGTTCAAAcactctgaaagaaaaaaaaaagagctagtCAATGAATAAGTCACATTTTCTGCAAGGgaatctgtgtgagtgtgtgtatgtgtgtgtgtgtgaagctagCAATAATGTGCCATTCAGCTTCATGTCCCAGCACAACAATTACAATTTATTGACAGAAAGTaatctgttttcattatttcattttgaattaaCTTCGTTCTGCTACTAAAGTCTGTCCATACTGTAGGTGTGTTATGGCTTCGGCTAAACTGTTTTCAAGTATTCCATCTATTAGTACAAAACATATGACATTGCCATAAACCACGGTGAACCTTCATACTGAGGCCCAATTCAGAGTTTAACAGAATGCTATAATAACACTTACTGTAATAATTTCTTCCAAATTTGATCACAGTGAAATTGAACAACTCCccattttgctgaggatcccctgatgcccctcaaggacccctcaAGGACCCTGGATCCCACTTTAAAAACCACTGCCATGGAAAACAGACTATACTGGTGTAAATCTAAAGAACTGTAACACAGTTCACAGTATTCACCAGCTATCACACAtgttttgcaaaacaaattgCAAAGGATGAATCGAGATGCTATGTTAAGCAGGTTTAAAATGGCAGTATGTGACAGTTGATTTTGTTTCACAGCTTcatataattactgtaaacaaatgggACCTCTTATCACATACTAGTGGTATTATTGTTGAAAATGCCTCTCAAAACTAAGAGCACATTTCCAATGCTCTGTTGCTTGCTGTTGCACAAGGATGTTGCTACTTGTCATTACTCCCCCTCACTGGATTGCCATTGACCTTTCACTCATTCCACCATCTGCTTTTGAGAGAAAAGTGTTAGCTCTGCTTTCACccgttttgtgttttctggtgTAAACTCCAGCTTCTTCACTCAGGCCACATATTTAGGTTTCCACAGGCAAAAAAACTTCATATTCAGGGCCATATCTGTATTGAACTAACTTCAGCGGAACTGGATCTATGGTGTGGGTaatgtgtactgtgtgtattactgtgtgtgtattgcttTACACTTGGCTGCAAAATGAAGCCCCCCGCAGAGACTATGAAGTCAAGTAATAAATTAGATTTCCTGTCAAATCTGACCACGcgaaatgcaaaaacaaacaagcaaacaaacaaaaagttaaGTTAAAATGCTTATTTGTATTATGTTCAAATGATGATAGATTAATACACAGCAGCTTTTAACTGTTTTTCAAAGTAGTTTATCTAATTAACTACTACTGAACTACTACACATGATGAAACTCACtaattcctctctctctatgaCTCATAATAAAGTAGTTTATGCTAATATTGTGTTCCTGGCTTTATTGTTCCGCTCTTAGGAATTGTCGGTTCCCACCATGCAAGAGTAGTGAAACTGTCGTCGACTCACCAAACGGGGGTGGTCTCGTCAGGTGCGAGGGGCAGATGTCAGGCTCGGCCAGACCTCTCCCATAGACAGCTGCATAGATGTTCAGCACCCTGGGGGGCTTACAGCGCAGCACCATcgtctctccctcacacaccaCATGTCTTTTGTGTTCAGCTGAGTGAGGAGAAAGAGCATCAAAGGGCAAGGAAGAGACAGTGGTGATGACAGAGGGAAAATAAGGGTTTGGGAATGCGGGAGAGGAGGTAAGAGTTTTGAGTGCAGCACTGAACTCACTGGGTTTACACTTGTAATCCACGTGGAGGTATTTGGTGGTCCCGGGACAGGGGTCCCTCCCAAAAAGCAGGTGGTTGACAGGCATTTGGCAATCTCTGTGGCTCTGGCACTCTGACAGCAGCTTCTGTACAGCAAACATGAAGGAGAGTTGGCATTTATCAATATGCAGGATTTGACCCTGCAATTATTTGTTCCATAATCCATAATGAACATTGACTCAGAGGCTCAGTTCAGAACAATGCACTAATGCACAAATGATGGATTAGGCAATGCCATAATAAATCTACAGGACAATCAGACAGGCAACACTATTCATATCACTTGATCGTAACGCTATAGAATTGCTTTGACTGCTATAGCAGTCAAAGCAGAGCAAATTAATAATGCTCATGTATATTTTTGAGGCATTTAAATAATCACAATACACCATCAACCGATATCAGTGACAAAATAGTGCCATAAAAAATTTaagaaagttattttttttagtcttgTTTATTTAGAAGACCCTATCCTTAGATGAACTTTAATCAGGTTGATTTGATTGATACTACTTACTGTATTGTATAGAATATCATGAGTTTCTGTTCTAAAGATTTATGTCAGCCTAAAAAGGTGGGTGAATTCTActctgcaataaataaataaataaataaataaataaatctccatCCACATCCCAGTCCTTGCTTACG belongs to Myripristis murdjan chromosome 14, fMyrMur1.1, whole genome shotgun sequence and includes:
- the cfap298 gene encoding cilia- and flagella-associated protein 298 → MVQLHLKRGDESQFLLSTTVDVPLESLIQQITAIYNGRLKIDRICAEIPELADHGVTLPPNMQGLTDDQIEELKLKDEWEEKCVPSGGAVFKKDEIGRRNGHAPSDKMKEVLMKTVEEAKVLISKKQVQANVCVTMEMVKEALDQLRGAVMIVYPMGLPPHDPIRMEFEDREDLSQTQASLQVITEDECQLWWAAKEMQRGKKLQDYIGKNEKTKLVVKIQKKGQGAPAREPLVTEEQQKQMMMHYYRKQEELKKLEEADDDSHLDSEWSDRQALKRQFQGLTNIKWGPR
- the eva1c gene encoding protein eva-1 homolog C, with amino-acid sequence MRAMSWTRPLHRHDWSHSLFYLTLLLWTRRMDGLADFSKYLSRIITSHSAQACDGQPLRLHCPRHSTISIQSAFYGSGGSQLCGADPDLLPGAQNHSCSAFTALQKLLSECQSHRDCQMPVNHLLFGRDPCPGTTKYLHVDYKCKPTEHKRHVVCEGETMVLRCKPPRVLNIYAAVYGRGLAEPDICPSHLTRPPPFECLNHEAVHVVSRSCYSKQRCVVAVSNQTFRDPCFPGTRKYLTVLFACVPQTLLREADPGIFSSPLPPTLVIEKASPEDVEVEEPFPKGSGMPDNTGAVMSNSLLTYAYIKEHSEMAALLFTSSVCVGLLLTLLAVSVRVTCRGRPLRGHRLTTKSPSQVLNRQTVGEDDGNNDDEDDDDDDDDDDEEEEEGTDSSLLSATDRKSLYGWEEVTYVSEAAERAERIERREMVIQEIWMNAYLNGTSCGLN